One Aegilops tauschii subsp. strangulata cultivar AL8/78 chromosome 2, Aet v6.0, whole genome shotgun sequence genomic window, ACACGActtgtcctacgtggcacacaaaatCAGTTTTTTcatgccaagattcgtgcaaaaGGCATTGGACGATGATCGAGACGTGTGGGCGAGTTGGGTAACGCCCACACGTGTAAGCGTCAGTGTTTCCGTAAAAAACATATGCCTAAGCCATCTCCTCCCCGCCTCCATGCCCCGCCCTTGGCCGCTCACCCTCGCCGTCCTCCTTCCGATACTCCTCTGCTCCCAGGCGGCGACGGCGCATCCGCAAGGCACGTCCTGCAGACCCCGAGCCGTCATCGACCTGTGGCCCGACTCATACTGGGCTAGGGCCAACGCGACCTCGACGgtgcggcggcgggcggctacaCGTACGCCTATGCCATGCTACACCTCGTGCCCCTGTAGGAGCGTCAATGGAAGAAGTACGGTCGTCGGCGCCGCGGCGAGGCGGTGCTACGACCGGGAGCTCGACGTGTTCGAGGAGGAGCTGCAGTTGTGCAAGGTCGACGACGTTGATGTTTCCCGGCTTTTGGTCGTGTTGCGGTGCACCGATGTTGTGTTCTGCGGGTTGGAGTCTCGTTGTTTTTTGCTGCATTCCTCCATGTGTCTGCATGTTCTAGGCAGTGAGCGAACCAACCTATAGTTGGATGGTTAAGAGCATAGTGATATCCTTAACCCACCAGAGCTCAAGTCCCAGACATTGGTGTTTGCATTTTTCCAGATTTATTTCAGGTCTTTCGGTGATGTGCGTTCAGTgagaggagacgttcccgtcgactatGAAGGTGTCTGTGGTGACTTCGTCAATCTTAAGATAATGTGTTgactcagtctctcgaaggtgctcaggGCTAGGTTATGTGTGCGTCCGTTTATAGGGATAAGTGTATGTGTTTACGTATGAGCGTCTATAATTGTACTATGTTAAAAAAAGGTCCCGACCAGTGCTGCGGTCTTGGTGATTTTTTGTTATGGTACTTGTTTACATGTGTTAGAGCATTTACAACCGGAATTGCCTAATCCAGTCTGCGGACGTGTCTAGACGTTTGCGCGGACAGTGACCGGACACCAAATAATGCATTTTGCAATCATAATCCCTACTTTGAAAGCATCAAATACATTTAAACACATGCACGTTCATTATTTTGGCCAAACATAGTTCAGTGCACATAAATAAAAATTATTCATACTTAAGAATACATAATTCAAACATAGTTTAAACTGGAATATTGTTCCTAGTGCATAATTGATAAGTTAAATGCAAAATTCACTGCCAGCATGGACCCACATATACTCTACAAGATCATTCAGAAGTTGTATATGCACCTGTTGATCTTGTGGGTGTGCATTCATCTCCAGCAAGTTGGCATGCTCTGCCTCTTGTTCCGGGAGACGAACCCGAACATCGGGCTTGTTGAAATCATGTGTGCGGGCTGCCCCTTCACCCTCATCTTGAcaatcatgttgtgcaagatcaCATAATATGTCATGAGTTGTCAAAGTGTCTTTGCTTCCCACGTCATTGCAACTTCATGAACAATACCCTAACGAGCTTGGAGAACTTCAAATGCCCTTTCCACATCCTTTCTAGCTGCCTCTTGACATGTTGCAAAGTGGCTTTGTTTGTTTCCGTGTGGATCGGATATGATCTTGACAAACGCCATCCACTGAGGATAGATAGCATCAGCAAGGCAGTACCCCATGCTGTACTTGTGCCCGTTGAAGGTAGTTGCATGATGGAGCTTCCCCATCACAAAGTCTCTTGAATAAAGGAGATCGTTGGAGCACATTGATGTCAAGAACCTGACGTGccaaagaaagcatgccaaatccaCAAGTCCTTCGATGGCACTTCTTCAAGTATGATGGTGGCTTTTGACGTGACCTTGGTATTGCCCACGCAAACCTTTTGAGTAGTTCTTCCATTGCCAGTGCATGCAATCAATCGTACCCAACATACCAAGGAATCCTCTTGATGCTTCAATTGCCAACAATTTTTCGGTGTCCTCCATAGCTGGCTCTCTCAGGTACTCTGCTCCAAACACCTTCACCATAATGCATGCAAATTGCACCGTGGTCTCCAGGACCGTGCTCTCTCCCATTTGAATTTCAATATCAGTCGCATCTGCGGCCTTTCCATAAGTATCCTAAGAGAAGTCGTGCATTTATGTGGAGGAAAGAAAGAAAGTTGTCCGCAACAATATGTCCTCAGCTTGAAGTTATCATCATCCCTCTCCATGGCATTCACTACATGCAGGAACAAATTTCTGCTCATTCAGAAGCGACATCGAAAAAAAAAACTTCAAGATATGTTGGGTCCGTCATGAAGTAGTCCGTGTATAGAAACCGTGCACTAGAAAACCTATCATGGGAAATAACTCTCCGCCCCCTCATGGAGCCCTTGAAGTTTAGGACGTGCTCCTCTGCCTTCTCCATCTCCTCTCGgatgctcatcatcatcatcatcatttcaGCATCTCTATGGTCCGAATCCGATGAGGCGATGAACTCGTTGAATATGAATTCATCAAGGTCGTTGTTTCCATAGCCATCATTCCGCAACGAATCCATCGGTGACCTACAAGTAAAGACCAAAAGAATAAAAAACCGTCTCGGACATTTCGTCGGACACCTAGAGCGCAAGGTTCAGTGCAGTTTGAGGGCTCAGTGACGGGGCAGGACACCCAGCGTTTGAGGCAAATTTGAGGgctccggttgtagatgctcttagacTGCTATATTAGATGATAGGCTATCGAGAGGGTTTGTACGCAAACAAGAACCAGATTTCACTTCATTTGGTGTGTCAGGAAAGAGCCACTGCGCATACAGTGAGTTCCACGTCAAAACAAAACAAGACTGATCATCATGTTTACAAACAAATCTTTCTAGGTTTTGCGAGATTGCAGCCTAAGAATCAATACAAATTTCAAATCCATCTGTTCACTTTGTGTAAGGTCACAGCCATCGTTCGACAGGGGACCAAAAGAACATCACGAAGCTACCAGGTCGGGTGTCTCGGCTTCGACAGATAACAAAGTAGTGTGCACCTTCCCGACCCAGGTATCAAGCCGGTCACGCAGGGATTTCACTTGGTCGATCCCAAGGACCCTCGGTTGCGCCCATGAAACATGGACAGTCCCATCAACCCCATCAATAATGCCTTCGATAAGATGAGCCTACAATTGTAAAGGTAACGGTGTCATCATTCCACTTATAAGCAAATAAGTGTCATTAGAACAAGGGTTGGAACTACTTTACAGCGACGAGAAAGGGGCTTTAGACTTACAGAGAGGCTCTTCATTAGTAGATACTCCACATCTTCAACTGAGAGCCTGGTCTGTTCAGCTATAGTGCTCAACGGGATTGTACGGTCTTGAGATGCTCGACTGCAATGGATAAAAACGGTTAGGGAATAAAGCTTAGCTCTGAATAGTAACAGAGGGGTAACATCGATGAGCATCTTAGCTTGAATTGTACCACACATGAATTACCTGAAAATGATTTCCATCAAGCAAAGGATATTGATCTTTTCAAGAAGTTCCCTCTCCTTCTGTACCAAAGCGGGCTGCGCACTCAAAGCGGCGGCGTGAACTTTGCAGAGTTCCTGGTAGGACGCTAGATTGCCAGAGTTGAACGCTTGCAAGATATGATAAATCCACTCCACCGGTGTTCCCACAAGGCTATGGATCTACATAGTAACCGCAAGAGGAATTAGAGGTGCATGCTGGTCAGCAAAATCATGCAGATTTCGGTAATCCAAAATCACAAAGAAGGCACTACAGCTGAAAAACAGCCTGACACTAATTCAGCCAAATATTTCACAGCTAACACCACCAATTGTAATGTCACCACCAGCTTCAAATTTTCAATGAAGAAATTGAACCACACAAAGTAAATATAATCACGACTTTGTTTCAACACTGAATTCCTGATATTTCAACAGAATGCCCCTTAATTCCCAGCTTTAAAATCAATAGCTCTATTCTAATGGCAAAAATTGCCCTTGTCAAAGGCAAAATATAGCAAAGATAAGAAAATAACCATCAAGAATGACCAGCTCAGTTGAATGTAAGCTCACACAATGACATAAaataggaacatggatagaaaCATGGAACCAACACTCCCTTGAGATAACCAAAAAGGCAAAATAAACATGGTTTCGTTACAATAAACTAAAAATACATACTTCTTTATGACCTGCTAGTCTGATCGGGAGCTAaatgtaactgttcatcctcctttttgttcaaatatgaattaagTATACATGCTTGCAAGCAGAATGGGCAATCTATAATATTTATACAAGAATGTGTCACTCAACAATTCAAGCATCACTAAGCCTACAGTTAGCTCTTTACAGGGGTAGCCATGGGTATCACGTACTCCCTCCATGCCATAATTCTTGTCTTGGTTTTAGTTCAGATTTGAGCTAAAACCACGACAAGATAGTTCAGATTTGAGCTAAAACCACGACAAgaattatggaacggagggagtaagtaGTAAAGTGTAACCAGACAACAAAGATGAAAGGCACATATAAATTATAAGTATAAGGACATACAATTGGATGGGCAAGCAACTCCCCGAAGTTGTATATGTTGTCACCCAATAAAGCTGCAAGTGAGAGGTCAAATGCCAGGTTCTGCAGGCAATTATTGGAATCAGAAACAGCAACCATCAAATCCAATTTTTCATGCCGAAAGAGCAGGTAAGCAAACAATACCTGTTTGAATGGTTCTGAAAGTGACTCCACTGTTGTGTATGCAAGATAGAGAAGAGCATTTTTATAGAATTCAGAATAGTCTTGACACACTTTATGGTACTGAGAACATAACCAATAATAGGTCGAATGTACTGAAGGATCAACATCGTCCATGCTATCCAAAGTGGTTTTCCCCTCGTCTACCAGTTTCTTACACTCCTTTTGATTCCCTTTCTCAAGAAGAAAACTTGCAATCTGCATCTTCACATACAGAATGGGCTCTTCAACCCGTGATTCCTTGGTATCATGCAGCTTCGAAATTACGCCTTCGAGATAGCTTATACCAGCATCTTTATCTGAATACTGGCGTGAAACTACTACCGCGAAGTGAGCAAATTTAAGAAGATTGATCTTGCTCTCGAAATCAGAGATGAAATGAGTATACAGCTGAATCAGAGCATCACCCGCCTGTACAAAAAGAAAAGACCACACAGTGGTGATAAGCCCCGTGACATGGAAAGCAATATCTCGAGAAAGCAACCAAATGCAATGCAAGTATTTCAGGGTTTCAGGAATCATGATGAAACTTTCAGAACAGAAAATATGGTACATGTACATCTGTGGCATATTGCTATAGTAGACAACAAAAATATTATGATTATACTTCTTCAGATTTTTGCGCTACTGAACTGAACCAAAAACATGCAGGTACTGGGACATCTCTTCAGTATACGGCTCGTGACATTTGTAATACATGAGTAAAACGCTCAATATCTTCACCAGACGATCCGTGAATCACAGGTCACAGAACATGACGAAGTACAGGTGGTGACGTATATAATTAACAAATCAACAGGGTGAATTAAGATGCTGCTCTGAACTGAAGCAAGCCAGGCAGTTTTGCGCAAGACACCCTAAAGGGAGAGTGTTGGCAACTTGGCATCAGCCAGTTTATCAGCTACCTTCGGCCAAAGGGAGCTAGCCCCACTGGTATCAACTTCCAACAACTAGGTACTCCCAATCAGGGCGGCAATATTTCCCCGGGAGATCAGGGGCGCCTCGCCTAACAGGGAGCCTAAAGGGCGTCTCCTTCAACCCTAAAAGCAGATCAAACCGCGCTACATGATAGTAACTACGTGGGGAGGGGATAGGGCGGGGCGGATCGAGTCAACCGGACCTGGACGACGGCGAGGGCGAGGAACTGGTCGAGCTTGAGGGTGAGTTGGTGCCAGAGCTTCCGCTGGTAGAGGTCGGCGAGGGCGGCGTACCACTCCGCCAGCTCCGGCCGGGTCGAGCCCTGCGCCTCCAGGAACTCCAGCGGCGCCGCCATCGCCTGGTCTCCGCCGCTTCCTTTCCCTTCCTTTCTTCCCGGCCAAGAAGACGGAGACGAGGAGCAGCGAGAGCTGGATCTGTTTCGGTCGCGGTGCGGTCGGACTCGCACTCCTCCGCGACGCTCCAGACTAATAGCAACTCTGACCCATCCcttctttcaaaaaaaaattaataATAACTCTGACCCATCCCTAAAATTTGACTATAACTCTACTCCAAAACTTGTAGTGGTTGTTTGGATAGCGATGATTAGTCATGAGCTTATAGAAAACAGGTTTTTAGCCGATTTTCTGTAAAATCAGTTTTACTAGTTTGTTTATGACTAATCAGTTTATGAGCAATCACGTTTGGAGTAAGAAAAGTTAACGCTGGCTTCTCTTGTTTCTTGTTTGGATATTTATCTCTCCCGTGAGATGAGGATGGAGCGGGCTGCCAGAAAAGAGTGGGATGGCACGAGTCCGTTGGGATCCAGTATTTACAAAACGCGTTTATAGAAAAACTACTAATTCTCGTTTTTCCACCAGCTTCCTCAAGGACATAGATAAAATCTGTAGAAAGTTCCTCTGGGCGCAAGAAGAAAACCTTACGGGTGGCAAGAGCAAGGTCAGTTGGCGCCAAGTGTGCTCTCCAGTCTGGGCGGCCTTGGGATCCATGATCTTCAGAAGTTCGCCAGAGCGCTTCGTCTACGTTGGCTGTGGTTGTCTTGGGCAGAACCAAACAGGCCTTGGGTTGGCTCGGCCATCCCATGCGATGAGCGGGACCGAGCCCTTTTTGC contains:
- the LOC109782084 gene encoding 26S proteasome non-ATPase regulatory subunit 13 homolog B — its product is MAAPLEFLEAQGSTRPELAEWYAALADLYQRKLWHQLTLKLDQFLALAVVQAGDALIQLYTHFISDFESKINLLKFAHFAVVVSRQYSDKDAGISYLEGVISKLHDTKESRVEEPILYVKMQIASFLLEKGNQKECKKLVDEGKTTLDSMDDVDPSVHSTYYWLCSQYHKVCQDYSEFYKNALLYLAYTTVESLSEPFKQNLAFDLSLAALLGDNIYNFGELLAHPIIHSLVGTPVEWIYHILQAFNSGNLASYQELCKVHAAALSAQPALVQKERELLEKINILCLMEIIFSRASQDRTIPLSTIAEQTRLSVEDVEYLLMKSLSAHLIEGIIDGVDGTVHVSWAQPRVLGIDQVKSLRDRLDTWVGKVHTTLLSVEAETPDLVAS